From the Prosthecobacter dejongeii genome, one window contains:
- a CDS encoding peroxidase family protein encodes MKPNSNPRRFLRTTATLALLSVAGVSLAQQGPPPKPGAGTPPQGRPGDPAPIPRADPGKPPQGNPPQHPPTGKPQPPKNPGVPRPVALPESFTLPEEFRTADGSANNVANAEWGTPNKPFRRLVPADYADGVEAPSGASRPSARVVSNAVAAQTALRPNRRGASDFLWQWGQFLDHDLDETPTATPAEAFPIPVPTGDAQFDPASTGTVTMGLSRSAYEMVDGVRQQKSALTAWIDASQVYGSDATRAAALRANDGTGRLKVSTSAHGDLLPFNTDNLPNIPPGPSFFVTGDVRVNEQVGLIAIHTLFLREHNWWADLYRGANPEAADEEIYQFARMIVAAEMQAITYREFLPILLGPAALKPYRGYQTNVDPTISNEFATAAYRLGHSLLSPTLLRIDAQGQEIAAGSLSLAGSFFQPQEISHEGIDVILRGMASQRAQELDEMVIDDVRNFLFGAPGAGGLDLASLNIQRGRDHGLPALAATRQALGLKPITKFSDVNKSPEVAAKLDAAYENPTDIDLWIGGLAEADVPGAMVGPTFHRVLADQFTRLRDGDRFWYQAYLPREIVRLVEQQTLSVIIRRNTEIRAEVGPKAFLAPPPKKK; translated from the coding sequence ATGAAACCGAACTCCAATCCCCGTCGCTTTCTCCGCACTACGGCCACGCTTGCGCTGCTGAGTGTGGCAGGTGTCTCCCTCGCCCAGCAAGGACCGCCACCCAAGCCTGGCGCTGGCACGCCCCCACAAGGCCGTCCAGGTGATCCCGCCCCCATTCCGCGTGCAGACCCGGGCAAGCCTCCACAGGGAAATCCGCCCCAGCACCCACCGACAGGGAAGCCACAGCCGCCAAAAAATCCAGGAGTTCCACGTCCAGTTGCTTTGCCAGAATCCTTTACCCTGCCTGAGGAGTTTCGCACAGCGGACGGTTCGGCAAACAACGTGGCCAACGCTGAGTGGGGCACGCCTAACAAACCCTTTCGTCGCCTGGTGCCTGCGGATTACGCGGATGGTGTAGAAGCCCCTTCCGGTGCATCTCGTCCCAGCGCTCGGGTGGTGAGCAATGCCGTCGCAGCCCAGACCGCACTGCGGCCGAACCGTCGTGGAGCCAGTGATTTCCTCTGGCAGTGGGGCCAGTTTCTAGATCATGACCTGGATGAAACACCCACCGCCACCCCGGCTGAGGCTTTCCCGATTCCAGTGCCGACAGGTGACGCCCAGTTCGATCCCGCAAGCACGGGCACAGTGACGATGGGACTGAGCCGGAGTGCTTATGAAATGGTTGATGGAGTACGCCAGCAAAAGAGCGCGCTCACAGCCTGGATTGATGCCTCCCAGGTGTATGGATCCGATGCCACCCGTGCGGCGGCTTTGCGGGCCAATGACGGCACGGGACGCCTCAAAGTGAGCACCAGTGCTCATGGAGACTTACTGCCCTTTAATACCGATAATCTGCCCAATATCCCACCTGGGCCATCCTTCTTTGTGACGGGGGACGTGCGGGTGAATGAGCAAGTCGGCTTGATCGCTATCCACACCCTGTTTCTACGTGAGCACAACTGGTGGGCGGATCTCTATCGCGGAGCGAACCCTGAAGCAGCGGATGAGGAAATCTACCAGTTTGCCCGCATGATCGTGGCCGCTGAGATGCAGGCCATCACCTATCGTGAGTTTTTACCCATTTTGTTAGGTCCTGCCGCACTGAAGCCTTATCGGGGTTATCAAACGAATGTAGATCCCACCATTAGCAATGAGTTTGCCACGGCAGCTTATCGCCTGGGACATAGCCTGCTATCACCCACACTGCTGCGCATTGATGCCCAAGGGCAGGAGATTGCCGCAGGTAGCCTCAGCCTGGCGGGTTCCTTCTTCCAGCCTCAGGAGATCAGCCATGAAGGCATTGATGTGATCCTTCGAGGCATGGCTTCCCAACGTGCTCAGGAGCTGGATGAAATGGTGATTGATGACGTGCGAAACTTCTTGTTCGGTGCGCCTGGGGCTGGTGGTTTGGACCTCGCCTCTCTCAATATTCAGCGTGGTCGTGACCATGGGCTGCCAGCTTTGGCGGCGACTCGTCAGGCTCTGGGTTTGAAGCCCATCACCAAGTTTTCCGACGTGAATAAAAGCCCCGAGGTCGCGGCGAAGTTGGATGCCGCTTACGAAAACCCAACCGACATTGATCTCTGGATCGGCGGCCTGGCTGAGGCAGATGTTCCTGGGGCCATGGTGGGGCCTACTTTCCACAGAGTTCTGGCCGATCAGTTCACCCGCCTGCGGGATGGAGATCGCTTCTGGTACCAGGCTTATCTACCTCGTGAAATCGTCCGCTTGGTCGAGCAGCAGACGCTGAGCGTGATCATCCGGCGCAACACAGAAATCCGTGCTGAGGTGGGGCCCAAGGCCTTTCTGGCACCTCCG